In Daucus carota subsp. sativus chromosome 4, DH1 v3.0, whole genome shotgun sequence, one DNA window encodes the following:
- the LOC135152143 gene encoding uncharacterized protein LOC135152143, with the protein MNLDDALQLILVESLAPVMYNVVVNCTNAKQIWDTLEIINKGSEKVRENKKEILMAQYEQFGSNPGEGISEVFIRLNNPINNLNLNGKYYDKKEVNTKFLLTLPEHLEHRITAIRESRDLNEISVEKPYGVLKTYELEQVQTKQRYGWGKTLSNSRALVVESPTPEENKDVVAPSKTTQEFVVPEMGQTASFSGDEEFYTMEELEQLEDQSLSLFAKKFGNMRFRKHPSYKYKHTASKFQKGGYSSSTSKGGYKTRMVDRSKFKCFNYAEPGHFATECKQPMVQGKRKDSYDELKQKYDALMRKHQGTSGGQSFKSKSYLLEGKSWDDTDSDEEEQLGNVAFMANAGSSSPPPAGSFQVDPSCPKPFMQLGLERDDAIRKLKASNLKNNALVLDIHAYKMNEMKVLKPKIEQLTMDLELQFAKVRFLEKKLQETEIFRCCDLFSRVLHCFGRIFCMRCPIWANEHFSETEERGGPNVMFSRLFFGSFPGILRSFRPPNGLSKFSGIFRRMNSKLYFQGP; encoded by the exons atgaacttagatgacgctcttcaactgattttggttgaatctctagctCCAGTCATGTACAAtgttgttgtaaattgtacgaacgcaaagcaaatctgggatacactagagattataaacAAAGGCTCAGAAAAagtcagagaaaacaagaaagagatactgatggctcagtatgaacagtttggttccaatcccggtgaagggatttcagaagtgtttatcagacttaataacccgattaataatttaaatctgaatgggaaatactacgacaagaaagaggttaatacgaagtttctcttaacacttcctgaacatctggaacacagaatcactgctatcagggaaagtagagatctaAATGAAATATCTGTAGAAAAACCATACGGAGTTCTGAAgacttatgaactggaacaagttcagactaagcagagatatggctggggtaaaacactgagtaactcgagagctctagttgttgaatcacctacaccggaagaaaacaAAGATGTTGTTgctccttctaaaaccactcaggaatttgttgtacctgagatgggtcagactgcttcttttagtggtgatgaagagttctacacaatggaagagctagaacagttagaagatcaatctctgtcactgtttgccaagaagtttggaaacatgagattccggaagcaCCCTTCTTACAAATACAAACATACCGCTAGCAAGTTTCAaaagggaggttattcatcttctacaagcaaaggaggatacaagactcggatggtggacagaagcaagtttaaatgtttcaactatgctgaaccaggacactttgcaactgaatgcaaacagcccatgGTTCagggaaagagaaaagattcctacgacgagctgaagcagaagtatgatgccttaatgagaaagcatcagggtacttctggaggtcaaagcttcaagagcaaatcatatctattagaagggaaaagctgggatgatacagatagtgatgaagaggagcagcttgggaatgttgctttcatggccaATGccggatcatcttcacctcctcctgctggaagctttcaggtagatccttcATGCCCCAAaccttttatgcaattaggactagaaagagatgatgctataagAAAGTTGAAGGCTTCCAATCTTAAGAATAatgctttagtcttagatattcatgcttataaaatgaatgagatgaaagtattaaagcctaaaattgaacaactgactatggatttagaatTACAATTTGCTAAAGTCAGATTTCTAGAGAAga agctgcaagaaacagagatcttccgctgctgcgatctgttttcaagggtgctgcactgttttggccgtaTTTTTTGCAtgcgatgtccgatttgggcgaacgagcacttttcAGAGACGGAAGAACGAGGCGGACCAAATGTGATGTTTTCGAGGCTGTTTTTTGGAAGTTTTCCAGGCATTCTGAGgtcgtttaggcctccaaacgggctctcgaagttttctggaatctttcgaaggatgaattcgaagctgtaTTTCcaggggccataa